From Myotis daubentonii chromosome 7, mMyoDau2.1, whole genome shotgun sequence, a single genomic window includes:
- the AMMECR1L gene encoding AMMECR1-like protein isoform X2 produces MGKRRCVPPLEPKLAAGCCGVKKPKLSGSGTHTHGNQSTPVPGSSSGPLQNHQHADGGSGRENVSDLTLGPGNSPITRMNPASGALSPLPRPNGTANTTKNLVVTAEMCCYCFDVLYCHLYGFPQPRLPRFTNDPYPLFVTWKTGRDKRLRGCIGTFSAMNLHSGLREYTLTSALKDSRFPPLTREELPKLSCSVSLLTNFEDASDYLDWEVRTAAFGTLRCIWVRVGVHGIRIEFINEKGVKRTATYLPEVAKEQDWDQIQTIDSLLRKGGFKAPITSEFRKTIRLTRYRSEKVTISYAEYIASRQHCFQNGTLHAPPLYNHYS; encoded by the exons ATGGGAAAAAGACGCTGCGTTCCTCCACTCGAGCCCAAGTTGGCAGCAGGCTGTTGTGGGGTCAAGAAGCCCAAGTTATCTGGAAGTGGAACGCACACTCACGGGAACCAGTCCACCCCTGTCCCCGGCTCTAGTTCAGGGCCTCTTCAAAACCACCAGCATGCGGATGGCGGCAGTGGTCGGGAGAACGTGTCTGACTTAACTCTGGGACCTGGAAACTCCCCCATTACACGGATGAATCCCGCATCGGGAGCTCTGAGTCCTCTTCCCCGACCCAATGGAACTGCCAACACCACCAAGAACCTGGTGGTGACCGCAGAGATGTGCTGCTACTGCTTTGATGTCCTCTACTGTCACCTCTATGGCTTCCCTCAGCCACGACTTCCTAGATTCACCAATGACCCCTA tcCGCTCTTTGTGACATGGAAGACAGGGCGGGACAAGCGGCTTCGTGGCTGCATTGGGACCTTCTCAGCCATGAATCTTCATTCAGGACTCAGGGAATACACGTTAACCAG tgcacttAAGGACAGTCGGTTCCCCCCCCTGACCCGAGAGGAGCTGCCTAAactttcctgctctgtctccctcCTTACTAACTTTGAGGATGCCAGTGATTACCTGGACTGGGAGGTGAGAACAGCTGCATTTGGAACTCTGCGTTGCATTTGGGTTCGG GTAGGGGTCCATGGAATACGAATTGAATTCATCAATGAAAAAGGTGTCAAACGTACAGCCACATATTTACCTGAGGTTGCTAAGGAGCAAG ACTGGGATCAGATCCAGACAATAGACTCCTTGCTCAGGAAAGGTGGCTTTAAGGCTCCAATTACCAGTGAATTCAGAAAAACGATCAGACTCACCAG GTACCGAAGTGAGAAGGTGACAATCAGTTATGCAGAGTATATTGCTTCTCGACAGCACTGTTTCCAGAATGGCACTCTTCATGCCCCGCCCCTCTACAATCATTACTCCTGA
- the AMMECR1L gene encoding AMMECR1-like protein isoform X8, with protein MGKRRCVPPLEPKLAAGCCGVKKPKLSGSGTHTHGNQSTPVPGSSSGPLQNHQHADGGSGRENVSDLTLGPGNSPITRMNPASGALSPLPRPNGTANTTKNLVVTAEMCCYCFDVLYCHLYGFPQPRLPRFTNDPYALKDSRFPPLTREELPKLSCSVSLLTNFEDASDYLDWEVGVHGIRIEFINEKGVKRTATYLPEVAKEQDWDQIQTIDSLLRKGGFKAPITSEFRKTIRLTRYRSEKVTISYAEYIASRQHCFQNGTLHAPPLYNHYS; from the exons ATGGGAAAAAGACGCTGCGTTCCTCCACTCGAGCCCAAGTTGGCAGCAGGCTGTTGTGGGGTCAAGAAGCCCAAGTTATCTGGAAGTGGAACGCACACTCACGGGAACCAGTCCACCCCTGTCCCCGGCTCTAGTTCAGGGCCTCTTCAAAACCACCAGCATGCGGATGGCGGCAGTGGTCGGGAGAACGTGTCTGACTTAACTCTGGGACCTGGAAACTCCCCCATTACACGGATGAATCCCGCATCGGGAGCTCTGAGTCCTCTTCCCCGACCCAATGGAACTGCCAACACCACCAAGAACCTGGTGGTGACCGCAGAGATGTGCTGCTACTGCTTTGATGTCCTCTACTGTCACCTCTATGGCTTCCCTCAGCCACGACTTCCTAGATTCACCAATGACCCCTA tgcacttAAGGACAGTCGGTTCCCCCCCCTGACCCGAGAGGAGCTGCCTAAactttcctgctctgtctccctcCTTACTAACTTTGAGGATGCCAGTGATTACCTGGACTGGGAG GTAGGGGTCCATGGAATACGAATTGAATTCATCAATGAAAAAGGTGTCAAACGTACAGCCACATATTTACCTGAGGTTGCTAAGGAGCAAG ACTGGGATCAGATCCAGACAATAGACTCCTTGCTCAGGAAAGGTGGCTTTAAGGCTCCAATTACCAGTGAATTCAGAAAAACGATCAGACTCACCAG GTACCGAAGTGAGAAGGTGACAATCAGTTATGCAGAGTATATTGCTTCTCGACAGCACTGTTTCCAGAATGGCACTCTTCATGCCCCGCCCCTCTACAATCATTACTCCTGA
- the AMMECR1L gene encoding AMMECR1-like protein isoform X4, which translates to MGKRRCVPPLEPKLAAGCCGVKKPKLSGSGTHTHGNQSTPVPGSSSGPLQNHQHADGGSGRENVSDLTLGPGNSPITRMNPASGALSPLPRPNGTANTTKNLVVTAEMCCYCFDVLYCHLYGFPQPRLPRFTNDPYPLFVTWKTGRDKRLRGCIGTFSAMNLHSGLREYTLTSALKDSRFPPLTREELPKLSCSVSLLTNFEDASDYLDWEVGVHGIRIEFINEKGVKRTATYLPEVAKEQDWDQIQTIDSLLRKGGFKAPITSEFRKTIRLTRYRSEKVTISYAEYIASRQHCFQNGTLHAPPLYNHYS; encoded by the exons ATGGGAAAAAGACGCTGCGTTCCTCCACTCGAGCCCAAGTTGGCAGCAGGCTGTTGTGGGGTCAAGAAGCCCAAGTTATCTGGAAGTGGAACGCACACTCACGGGAACCAGTCCACCCCTGTCCCCGGCTCTAGTTCAGGGCCTCTTCAAAACCACCAGCATGCGGATGGCGGCAGTGGTCGGGAGAACGTGTCTGACTTAACTCTGGGACCTGGAAACTCCCCCATTACACGGATGAATCCCGCATCGGGAGCTCTGAGTCCTCTTCCCCGACCCAATGGAACTGCCAACACCACCAAGAACCTGGTGGTGACCGCAGAGATGTGCTGCTACTGCTTTGATGTCCTCTACTGTCACCTCTATGGCTTCCCTCAGCCACGACTTCCTAGATTCACCAATGACCCCTA tcCGCTCTTTGTGACATGGAAGACAGGGCGGGACAAGCGGCTTCGTGGCTGCATTGGGACCTTCTCAGCCATGAATCTTCATTCAGGACTCAGGGAATACACGTTAACCAG tgcacttAAGGACAGTCGGTTCCCCCCCCTGACCCGAGAGGAGCTGCCTAAactttcctgctctgtctccctcCTTACTAACTTTGAGGATGCCAGTGATTACCTGGACTGGGAG GTAGGGGTCCATGGAATACGAATTGAATTCATCAATGAAAAAGGTGTCAAACGTACAGCCACATATTTACCTGAGGTTGCTAAGGAGCAAG ACTGGGATCAGATCCAGACAATAGACTCCTTGCTCAGGAAAGGTGGCTTTAAGGCTCCAATTACCAGTGAATTCAGAAAAACGATCAGACTCACCAG GTACCGAAGTGAGAAGGTGACAATCAGTTATGCAGAGTATATTGCTTCTCGACAGCACTGTTTCCAGAATGGCACTCTTCATGCCCCGCCCCTCTACAATCATTACTCCTGA
- the AMMECR1L gene encoding AMMECR1-like protein isoform X10, with protein MGKRRCVPPLEPKLAAGCCGVKKPKLSGSGTHTHGNQSTPVPGSSSGPLQNHQHADGGSGRENVSDLTLGPGNSPITRMNPASGALSPLPRPNGTANTTKNLVVTAEMCCYCFDVLYCHLYGFPQPRLPRFTNDPYPLFVTWKTGRDKRLRGCIGTFSAMNLHSGLREYTLTSALKDSRFPPLTREELPKLSCSVSLLTNFEDASDYLDWEVRTAAFGTLRCIWVRVGVHGIRIEFINEKGVKRTATYLPEVAKEQGTEVRR; from the exons ATGGGAAAAAGACGCTGCGTTCCTCCACTCGAGCCCAAGTTGGCAGCAGGCTGTTGTGGGGTCAAGAAGCCCAAGTTATCTGGAAGTGGAACGCACACTCACGGGAACCAGTCCACCCCTGTCCCCGGCTCTAGTTCAGGGCCTCTTCAAAACCACCAGCATGCGGATGGCGGCAGTGGTCGGGAGAACGTGTCTGACTTAACTCTGGGACCTGGAAACTCCCCCATTACACGGATGAATCCCGCATCGGGAGCTCTGAGTCCTCTTCCCCGACCCAATGGAACTGCCAACACCACCAAGAACCTGGTGGTGACCGCAGAGATGTGCTGCTACTGCTTTGATGTCCTCTACTGTCACCTCTATGGCTTCCCTCAGCCACGACTTCCTAGATTCACCAATGACCCCTA tcCGCTCTTTGTGACATGGAAGACAGGGCGGGACAAGCGGCTTCGTGGCTGCATTGGGACCTTCTCAGCCATGAATCTTCATTCAGGACTCAGGGAATACACGTTAACCAG tgcacttAAGGACAGTCGGTTCCCCCCCCTGACCCGAGAGGAGCTGCCTAAactttcctgctctgtctccctcCTTACTAACTTTGAGGATGCCAGTGATTACCTGGACTGGGAGGTGAGAACAGCTGCATTTGGAACTCTGCGTTGCATTTGGGTTCGG GTAGGGGTCCATGGAATACGAATTGAATTCATCAATGAAAAAGGTGTCAAACGTACAGCCACATATTTACCTGAGGTTGCTAAGGAGCAAG GTACCGAAGTGAGAAGGTGA
- the AMMECR1L gene encoding AMMECR1-like protein isoform X6 — MGKRRCVPPLEPKLAAGCCGVKKPKLSGSGTHTHGNQSTPVPGSSSGPLQNHQHADGGSGRENVSDLTLGPGNSPITRMNPASGALSPLPRPNGTANTTKNLVVTAEMCCYCFDVLYCHLYGFPQPRLPRFTNDPYALKDSRFPPLTREELPKLSCSVSLLTNFEDASDYLDWEVRTAAFGTLRCIWVRVGVHGIRIEFINEKGVKRTATYLPEVAKEQDWDQIQTIDSLLRKGGFKAPITSEFRKTIRLTRAKPQCYEFCSDGPGIEGVFIQELRPSSLAPGSFNLLHENLTQN, encoded by the exons ATGGGAAAAAGACGCTGCGTTCCTCCACTCGAGCCCAAGTTGGCAGCAGGCTGTTGTGGGGTCAAGAAGCCCAAGTTATCTGGAAGTGGAACGCACACTCACGGGAACCAGTCCACCCCTGTCCCCGGCTCTAGTTCAGGGCCTCTTCAAAACCACCAGCATGCGGATGGCGGCAGTGGTCGGGAGAACGTGTCTGACTTAACTCTGGGACCTGGAAACTCCCCCATTACACGGATGAATCCCGCATCGGGAGCTCTGAGTCCTCTTCCCCGACCCAATGGAACTGCCAACACCACCAAGAACCTGGTGGTGACCGCAGAGATGTGCTGCTACTGCTTTGATGTCCTCTACTGTCACCTCTATGGCTTCCCTCAGCCACGACTTCCTAGATTCACCAATGACCCCTA tgcacttAAGGACAGTCGGTTCCCCCCCCTGACCCGAGAGGAGCTGCCTAAactttcctgctctgtctccctcCTTACTAACTTTGAGGATGCCAGTGATTACCTGGACTGGGAGGTGAGAACAGCTGCATTTGGAACTCTGCGTTGCATTTGGGTTCGG GTAGGGGTCCATGGAATACGAATTGAATTCATCAATGAAAAAGGTGTCAAACGTACAGCCACATATTTACCTGAGGTTGCTAAGGAGCAAG ACTGGGATCAGATCCAGACAATAGACTCCTTGCTCAGGAAAGGTGGCTTTAAGGCTCCAATTACCAGTGAATTCAGAAAAACGATCAGACTCACCAG AGCAAAGCCACAGTGCTATGAATTCTGTTCTGATGGCCCTGGGATAGAGGGCGTATTCATCCAGGAACTGAGGCCGTCCTCTCTAGCCCCAGGATCCTTTAACCTGCTTCATGAGAATTTGACCCAGAATTAG
- the AMMECR1L gene encoding AMMECR1-like protein isoform X3: protein MGKRRCVPPLEPKLAAGCCGVKKPKLSGSGTHTHGNQSTPVPGSSSGPLQNHQHADGGSGRENVSDLTLGPGNSPITRMNPASGALSPLPRPNGTANTTKNLVVTAEMCCYCFDVLYCHLYGFPQPRLPRFTNDPYPLFVTWKTGRDKRLRGCIGTFSAMNLHSGLREYTLTSALKDSRFPPLTREELPKLSCSVSLLTNFEDASDYLDWEVGVHGIRIEFINEKGVKRTATYLPEVAKEQDWDQIQTIDSLLRKGGFKAPITSEFRKTIRLTRAKPQCYEFCSDGPGIEGVFIQELRPSSLAPGSFNLLHENLTQN, encoded by the exons ATGGGAAAAAGACGCTGCGTTCCTCCACTCGAGCCCAAGTTGGCAGCAGGCTGTTGTGGGGTCAAGAAGCCCAAGTTATCTGGAAGTGGAACGCACACTCACGGGAACCAGTCCACCCCTGTCCCCGGCTCTAGTTCAGGGCCTCTTCAAAACCACCAGCATGCGGATGGCGGCAGTGGTCGGGAGAACGTGTCTGACTTAACTCTGGGACCTGGAAACTCCCCCATTACACGGATGAATCCCGCATCGGGAGCTCTGAGTCCTCTTCCCCGACCCAATGGAACTGCCAACACCACCAAGAACCTGGTGGTGACCGCAGAGATGTGCTGCTACTGCTTTGATGTCCTCTACTGTCACCTCTATGGCTTCCCTCAGCCACGACTTCCTAGATTCACCAATGACCCCTA tcCGCTCTTTGTGACATGGAAGACAGGGCGGGACAAGCGGCTTCGTGGCTGCATTGGGACCTTCTCAGCCATGAATCTTCATTCAGGACTCAGGGAATACACGTTAACCAG tgcacttAAGGACAGTCGGTTCCCCCCCCTGACCCGAGAGGAGCTGCCTAAactttcctgctctgtctccctcCTTACTAACTTTGAGGATGCCAGTGATTACCTGGACTGGGAG GTAGGGGTCCATGGAATACGAATTGAATTCATCAATGAAAAAGGTGTCAAACGTACAGCCACATATTTACCTGAGGTTGCTAAGGAGCAAG ACTGGGATCAGATCCAGACAATAGACTCCTTGCTCAGGAAAGGTGGCTTTAAGGCTCCAATTACCAGTGAATTCAGAAAAACGATCAGACTCACCAG AGCAAAGCCACAGTGCTATGAATTCTGTTCTGATGGCCCTGGGATAGAGGGCGTATTCATCCAGGAACTGAGGCCGTCCTCTCTAGCCCCAGGATCCTTTAACCTGCTTCATGAGAATTTGACCCAGAATTAG
- the AMMECR1L gene encoding AMMECR1-like protein isoform X7, which produces MGKRRCVPPLEPKLAAGCCGVKKPKLSGSGTHTHGNQSTPVPGSSSGPLQNHQHADGGSGRENVSDLTLGPGNSPITRMNPASGALSPLPRPNGTANTTKNLVVTAEMCCYCFDVLYCHLYGFPQPRLPRFTNDPYALKDSRFPPLTREELPKLSCSVSLLTNFEDASDYLDWEVGVHGIRIEFINEKGVKRTATYLPEVAKEQDWDQIQTIDSLLRKGGFKAPITSEFRKTIRLTRAKPQCYEFCSDGPGIEGVFIQELRPSSLAPGSFNLLHENLTQN; this is translated from the exons ATGGGAAAAAGACGCTGCGTTCCTCCACTCGAGCCCAAGTTGGCAGCAGGCTGTTGTGGGGTCAAGAAGCCCAAGTTATCTGGAAGTGGAACGCACACTCACGGGAACCAGTCCACCCCTGTCCCCGGCTCTAGTTCAGGGCCTCTTCAAAACCACCAGCATGCGGATGGCGGCAGTGGTCGGGAGAACGTGTCTGACTTAACTCTGGGACCTGGAAACTCCCCCATTACACGGATGAATCCCGCATCGGGAGCTCTGAGTCCTCTTCCCCGACCCAATGGAACTGCCAACACCACCAAGAACCTGGTGGTGACCGCAGAGATGTGCTGCTACTGCTTTGATGTCCTCTACTGTCACCTCTATGGCTTCCCTCAGCCACGACTTCCTAGATTCACCAATGACCCCTA tgcacttAAGGACAGTCGGTTCCCCCCCCTGACCCGAGAGGAGCTGCCTAAactttcctgctctgtctccctcCTTACTAACTTTGAGGATGCCAGTGATTACCTGGACTGGGAG GTAGGGGTCCATGGAATACGAATTGAATTCATCAATGAAAAAGGTGTCAAACGTACAGCCACATATTTACCTGAGGTTGCTAAGGAGCAAG ACTGGGATCAGATCCAGACAATAGACTCCTTGCTCAGGAAAGGTGGCTTTAAGGCTCCAATTACCAGTGAATTCAGAAAAACGATCAGACTCACCAG AGCAAAGCCACAGTGCTATGAATTCTGTTCTGATGGCCCTGGGATAGAGGGCGTATTCATCCAGGAACTGAGGCCGTCCTCTCTAGCCCCAGGATCCTTTAACCTGCTTCATGAGAATTTGACCCAGAATTAG
- the AMMECR1L gene encoding AMMECR1-like protein isoform X1 codes for MGKRRCVPPLEPKLAAGCCGVKKPKLSGSGTHTHGNQSTPVPGSSSGPLQNHQHADGGSGRENVSDLTLGPGNSPITRMNPASGALSPLPRPNGTANTTKNLVVTAEMCCYCFDVLYCHLYGFPQPRLPRFTNDPYPLFVTWKTGRDKRLRGCIGTFSAMNLHSGLREYTLTSALKDSRFPPLTREELPKLSCSVSLLTNFEDASDYLDWEVRTAAFGTLRCIWVRVGVHGIRIEFINEKGVKRTATYLPEVAKEQDWDQIQTIDSLLRKGGFKAPITSEFRKTIRLTRAKPQCYEFCSDGPGIEGVFIQELRPSSLAPGSFNLLHENLTQN; via the exons ATGGGAAAAAGACGCTGCGTTCCTCCACTCGAGCCCAAGTTGGCAGCAGGCTGTTGTGGGGTCAAGAAGCCCAAGTTATCTGGAAGTGGAACGCACACTCACGGGAACCAGTCCACCCCTGTCCCCGGCTCTAGTTCAGGGCCTCTTCAAAACCACCAGCATGCGGATGGCGGCAGTGGTCGGGAGAACGTGTCTGACTTAACTCTGGGACCTGGAAACTCCCCCATTACACGGATGAATCCCGCATCGGGAGCTCTGAGTCCTCTTCCCCGACCCAATGGAACTGCCAACACCACCAAGAACCTGGTGGTGACCGCAGAGATGTGCTGCTACTGCTTTGATGTCCTCTACTGTCACCTCTATGGCTTCCCTCAGCCACGACTTCCTAGATTCACCAATGACCCCTA tcCGCTCTTTGTGACATGGAAGACAGGGCGGGACAAGCGGCTTCGTGGCTGCATTGGGACCTTCTCAGCCATGAATCTTCATTCAGGACTCAGGGAATACACGTTAACCAG tgcacttAAGGACAGTCGGTTCCCCCCCCTGACCCGAGAGGAGCTGCCTAAactttcctgctctgtctccctcCTTACTAACTTTGAGGATGCCAGTGATTACCTGGACTGGGAGGTGAGAACAGCTGCATTTGGAACTCTGCGTTGCATTTGGGTTCGG GTAGGGGTCCATGGAATACGAATTGAATTCATCAATGAAAAAGGTGTCAAACGTACAGCCACATATTTACCTGAGGTTGCTAAGGAGCAAG ACTGGGATCAGATCCAGACAATAGACTCCTTGCTCAGGAAAGGTGGCTTTAAGGCTCCAATTACCAGTGAATTCAGAAAAACGATCAGACTCACCAG AGCAAAGCCACAGTGCTATGAATTCTGTTCTGATGGCCCTGGGATAGAGGGCGTATTCATCCAGGAACTGAGGCCGTCCTCTCTAGCCCCAGGATCCTTTAACCTGCTTCATGAGAATTTGACCCAGAATTAG
- the AMMECR1L gene encoding AMMECR1-like protein isoform X5 → MGKRRCVPPLEPKLAAGCCGVKKPKLSGSGTHTHGNQSTPVPGSSSGPLQNHQHADGGSGRENVSDLTLGPGNSPITRMNPASGALSPLPRPNGTANTTKNLVVTAEMCCYCFDVLYCHLYGFPQPRLPRFTNDPYPLFVTWKTGRDKRLRGCIGTFSAMNLHSGLREYTLTSALKDSRFPPLTREELPKLSCSVSLLTNFEDASDYLDWEVRTAAFGTLRCIWVRVGVHGIRIEFINEKGVKRTATYLPEVAKEQDWDQIQTIDSLLRKGGFKAPITSEFRKTIRLTRNNHLAVEE, encoded by the exons ATGGGAAAAAGACGCTGCGTTCCTCCACTCGAGCCCAAGTTGGCAGCAGGCTGTTGTGGGGTCAAGAAGCCCAAGTTATCTGGAAGTGGAACGCACACTCACGGGAACCAGTCCACCCCTGTCCCCGGCTCTAGTTCAGGGCCTCTTCAAAACCACCAGCATGCGGATGGCGGCAGTGGTCGGGAGAACGTGTCTGACTTAACTCTGGGACCTGGAAACTCCCCCATTACACGGATGAATCCCGCATCGGGAGCTCTGAGTCCTCTTCCCCGACCCAATGGAACTGCCAACACCACCAAGAACCTGGTGGTGACCGCAGAGATGTGCTGCTACTGCTTTGATGTCCTCTACTGTCACCTCTATGGCTTCCCTCAGCCACGACTTCCTAGATTCACCAATGACCCCTA tcCGCTCTTTGTGACATGGAAGACAGGGCGGGACAAGCGGCTTCGTGGCTGCATTGGGACCTTCTCAGCCATGAATCTTCATTCAGGACTCAGGGAATACACGTTAACCAG tgcacttAAGGACAGTCGGTTCCCCCCCCTGACCCGAGAGGAGCTGCCTAAactttcctgctctgtctccctcCTTACTAACTTTGAGGATGCCAGTGATTACCTGGACTGGGAGGTGAGAACAGCTGCATTTGGAACTCTGCGTTGCATTTGGGTTCGG GTAGGGGTCCATGGAATACGAATTGAATTCATCAATGAAAAAGGTGTCAAACGTACAGCCACATATTTACCTGAGGTTGCTAAGGAGCAAG ACTGGGATCAGATCCAGACAATAGACTCCTTGCTCAGGAAAGGTGGCTTTAAGGCTCCAATTACCAGTGAATTCAGAAAAACGATCAGACTCACCAG GAATAATCACCTTGCAGTGGAGGAGTGA
- the AMMECR1L gene encoding AMMECR1-like protein isoform X11 — protein sequence MGKRRCVPPLEPKLAAGCCGVKKPKLSGSGTHTHGNQSTPVPGSSSGPLQNHQHADGGSGRENVSDLTLGPGNSPITRMNPASGALSPLPRPNGTANTTKNLVVTAEMCCYCFDVLYCHLYGFPQPRLPRFTNDPYPLFVTWKTGRDKRLRGCIGTFSAMNLHSGLREYTLTSALKDSRFPPLTREELPKLSCSVSLLTNFEDASDYLDWEVGVHGIRIEFINEKGVKRTATYLPEVAKEQEIASLLLSILYN from the exons ATGGGAAAAAGACGCTGCGTTCCTCCACTCGAGCCCAAGTTGGCAGCAGGCTGTTGTGGGGTCAAGAAGCCCAAGTTATCTGGAAGTGGAACGCACACTCACGGGAACCAGTCCACCCCTGTCCCCGGCTCTAGTTCAGGGCCTCTTCAAAACCACCAGCATGCGGATGGCGGCAGTGGTCGGGAGAACGTGTCTGACTTAACTCTGGGACCTGGAAACTCCCCCATTACACGGATGAATCCCGCATCGGGAGCTCTGAGTCCTCTTCCCCGACCCAATGGAACTGCCAACACCACCAAGAACCTGGTGGTGACCGCAGAGATGTGCTGCTACTGCTTTGATGTCCTCTACTGTCACCTCTATGGCTTCCCTCAGCCACGACTTCCTAGATTCACCAATGACCCCTA tcCGCTCTTTGTGACATGGAAGACAGGGCGGGACAAGCGGCTTCGTGGCTGCATTGGGACCTTCTCAGCCATGAATCTTCATTCAGGACTCAGGGAATACACGTTAACCAG tgcacttAAGGACAGTCGGTTCCCCCCCCTGACCCGAGAGGAGCTGCCTAAactttcctgctctgtctccctcCTTACTAACTTTGAGGATGCCAGTGATTACCTGGACTGGGAG GTAGGGGTCCATGGAATACGAATTGAATTCATCAATGAAAAAGGTGTCAAACGTACAGCCACATATTTACCTGAGGTTGCTAAGGAGCAAG aaatagcttCCCTCCTACTATCAATTCTCTATAATTGA
- the AMMECR1L gene encoding AMMECR1-like protein isoform X9 gives MGKRRCVPPLEPKLAAGCCGVKKPKLSGSGTHTHGNQSTPVPGSSSGPLQNHQHADGGSGRENVSDLTLGPGNSPITRMNPASGALSPLPRPNGTANTTKNLVVTAEMCCYCFDVLYCHLYGFPQPRLPRFTNDPYPLFVTWKTGRDKRLRGCIGTFSAMNLHSGLREYTLTSALKDSRFPPLTREELPKLSCSVSLLTNFEDASDYLDWEVRTAAFGTLRCIWVRVGVHGIRIEFINEKGVKRTATYLPEVAKEQEIASLLLSILYN, from the exons ATGGGAAAAAGACGCTGCGTTCCTCCACTCGAGCCCAAGTTGGCAGCAGGCTGTTGTGGGGTCAAGAAGCCCAAGTTATCTGGAAGTGGAACGCACACTCACGGGAACCAGTCCACCCCTGTCCCCGGCTCTAGTTCAGGGCCTCTTCAAAACCACCAGCATGCGGATGGCGGCAGTGGTCGGGAGAACGTGTCTGACTTAACTCTGGGACCTGGAAACTCCCCCATTACACGGATGAATCCCGCATCGGGAGCTCTGAGTCCTCTTCCCCGACCCAATGGAACTGCCAACACCACCAAGAACCTGGTGGTGACCGCAGAGATGTGCTGCTACTGCTTTGATGTCCTCTACTGTCACCTCTATGGCTTCCCTCAGCCACGACTTCCTAGATTCACCAATGACCCCTA tcCGCTCTTTGTGACATGGAAGACAGGGCGGGACAAGCGGCTTCGTGGCTGCATTGGGACCTTCTCAGCCATGAATCTTCATTCAGGACTCAGGGAATACACGTTAACCAG tgcacttAAGGACAGTCGGTTCCCCCCCCTGACCCGAGAGGAGCTGCCTAAactttcctgctctgtctccctcCTTACTAACTTTGAGGATGCCAGTGATTACCTGGACTGGGAGGTGAGAACAGCTGCATTTGGAACTCTGCGTTGCATTTGGGTTCGG GTAGGGGTCCATGGAATACGAATTGAATTCATCAATGAAAAAGGTGTCAAACGTACAGCCACATATTTACCTGAGGTTGCTAAGGAGCAAG aaatagcttCCCTCCTACTATCAATTCTCTATAATTGA